Proteins from a single region of Candidatus Bathyarchaeum sp.:
- a CDS encoding Lrp/AsnC family transcriptional regulator, with amino-acid sequence MGKLKVDQIDRNLIRALQKDARTNFADIARDCEVSTDTISKRFRKLEKAGIIKGTTVLLNPKSFGNECVGSFGVDVSYPHLKAVVETIQKIPEVVICTTSMGKHDIFCIAVLKNVGRLSQVKDLIKRHPAVRAVTTSIWVEEILLCPENFEFQKLES; translated from the coding sequence ATGGGAAAATTAAAGGTCGACCAGATTGACCGTAATTTAATTAGAGCCTTGCAAAAAGATGCACGAACCAATTTTGCAGATATTGCACGAGATTGTGAAGTATCAACAGATACTATCAGCAAAAGATTCAGAAAACTGGAAAAGGCTGGCATCATAAAAGGAACTACCGTACTTTTGAACCCAAAAAGTTTTGGAAATGAGTGTGTAGGAAGTTTCGGTGTTGATGTTAGTTATCCTCACTTGAAGGCCGTTGTTGAAACGATACAAAAGATACCTGAAGTAGTCATTTGTACCACCTCAATGGGTAAACATGACATATTTTGTATTGCTGTACTCAAAAATGTTGGAAGATTGAGCCAAGTAAAGGATTTGATAAAGAGGCATCCTGCAGTAAGGGCAGTCACTACAAGCATCTGGGTTGAGGAAATATTGTTGTGTCCTGAAAACTTTGAATTCCAAAAATTAGAGAGCTAG
- a CDS encoding Lrp/AsnC family transcriptional regulator has protein sequence MDETDATIIKLLTADARTSFRKIARELGVSPDTVISRYQALREQGVIRGSTVVLDPKKIGYKGMAAFTIDTSPTNVIATESSASEDSSYILETLIKMPDIILATKTVGDHDMLAIAVIKDVEHLIETGGNIAKISGVKDLQVSFWVEKAELHPKYFII, from the coding sequence ATGGATGAAACTGATGCAACAATAATTAAATTACTCACAGCAGACGCGCGGACCTCTTTTAGAAAAATAGCACGAGAGCTTGGGGTTTCTCCAGATACTGTGATAAGCAGATATCAAGCTTTACGCGAACAAGGAGTAATTCGAGGATCAACTGTAGTCCTTGACCCAAAAAAAATTGGATACAAGGGCATGGCGGCATTTACAATAGACACCTCGCCTACGAACGTGATAGCTACGGAATCATCTGCATCTGAAGATTCATCATACATTTTAGAAACTTTGATCAAAATGCCTGACATAATTTTGGCGACCAAGACAGTTGGTGACCATGACATGTTGGCCATCGCAGTAATCAAAGACGTGGAACACCTGATTGAAACCGGTGGAAACATAGCAAAAATATCAGGAGTAAAAGATTTGCAGGTATCATTCTGGGTTGAAAAAGCAGAACTTCACCCAAAATACTTCATAATTTGA
- a CDS encoding acyltransferase family protein, whose translation MKPIRTAATPSDNGVDSSGNKNSQNEDCENKKNELSFHADLIRAVGMFLVILLHSAVEPHPIVTVPDQAEVIRWWTVTIYDTLSQPGVPLFVLISGALLLQPYKKEPLKVFLKKRINRIALPFLFWSAVYFVYRFAVLNEILTVTSIIHGLQTGAFYHFWFIYMIFGIYLITPFLRLVIANASRSLLKYGLVLWFFATGIIPVIGLFDSNILGNRVFLHLEWVGYFVLGYYLLKTKIKPRYIYTALFGGIIYTLIATYLIQLTLGGAKSFFFAEPETANMIVISTAMFLLLRNVSATKFQNRFPKITKLVRLISQNTLPIYLMHIIVLETFQNGYLGIQISVNTLTPAWEIPVLAVIALFICLGIALGLKKIPILRKMIG comes from the coding sequence ATGAAACCAATCAGAACAGCAGCTACTCCCAGCGACAATGGTGTTGATTCTTCAGGCAACAAAAACAGTCAGAATGAAGATTGTGAAAATAAAAAAAATGAACTGAGTTTTCATGCAGACCTTATTCGGGCTGTGGGTATGTTTTTGGTTATTTTGCTTCATTCTGCGGTGGAACCTCATCCCATAGTTACTGTACCAGACCAAGCTGAAGTGATTCGTTGGTGGACAGTCACCATCTATGATACGTTATCTCAACCCGGTGTACCTTTGTTTGTTCTAATCAGCGGCGCGTTATTGCTACAGCCTTACAAAAAAGAGCCCCTGAAAGTTTTTCTTAAAAAACGAATAAACAGAATTGCACTGCCTTTCTTGTTTTGGAGCGCAGTTTATTTTGTCTACAGGTTCGCAGTTCTTAATGAAATCCTTACTGTTACGTCAATAATTCATGGACTGCAAACCGGAGCCTTTTACCACTTCTGGTTCATTTACATGATTTTTGGAATCTACTTAATCACCCCATTTCTACGATTAGTAATTGCCAACGCAAGCCGAAGCTTACTCAAATACGGACTGGTTCTGTGGTTTTTTGCCACCGGAATAATCCCAGTAATCGGACTGTTTGACAGCAACATCCTAGGCAACAGGGTCTTTTTGCACCTTGAATGGGTAGGATACTTTGTTCTTGGATATTACTTACTCAAAACCAAAATCAAACCCCGATACATTTACACCGCACTTTTCGGAGGAATCATCTACACCTTGATAGCCACATACCTAATCCAGCTCACCCTAGGAGGAGCAAAAAGCTTCTTTTTCGCAGAACCCGAAACCGCAAACATGATAGTAATCTCAACTGCCATGTTCTTGCTACTACGAAACGTTTCAGCAACCAAATTCCAAAACAGATTCCCAAAAATCACCAAACTAGTGCGCCTAATCAGCCAAAACACACTACCAATTTACTTGATGCACATAATAGTTCTAGAAACCTTCCAAAATGGCTACCTTGGAATCCAAATAAGCGTAAACACCCTCACCCCCGCATGGGAAATCCCAGTCCTCGCAGTAATAGCCCTTTTCATCTGCCTTGGAATCGCATTGGGGCTAAAAAAAATACCAATCCTGCGAAAAATGATTGGCTAA
- a CDS encoding 50S ribosomal protein L14e — MPAIEVGKICVKVVGREAGKKCVIVDVVDKNFALITGPKEVTGIKRRRANVEHLQPTKDCVEIKRGATDDEITEALKTAGILSSML, encoded by the coding sequence TTGCCTGCAATAGAAGTAGGAAAAATTTGCGTTAAAGTTGTAGGGCGAGAAGCAGGAAAAAAATGCGTTATCGTAGACGTAGTTGACAAAAACTTTGCACTAATCACTGGACCTAAAGAAGTAACAGGCATAAAACGACGACGAGCAAACGTAGAACATTTGCAACCAACCAAAGACTGCGTAGAAATAAAACGAGGCGCAACCGACGACGAAATCACTGAAGCACTAAAGACAGCGGGCATACTCAGCTCAATGCTATAG
- a CDS encoding Gfo/Idh/MocA family oxidoreductase: protein MMNVGVVGCGFISGIHVNAWRDAGVNVVAACDLNEKLAKEFTKNWNIPSYYTSLPEMLKNEKLSAISVCVPPKFHADVAIEALKSNCHIVVEKPFTITTDDAERLLGALQKSSRKMTIIHSQLFEHSIFSAMNKVKAGEIGQVIGMDVSVLHSPDEIMAGDKNHWCHKLPGGRFGENLPHPVYLLQEFLGNLEIKSILTDKIGPNPWMPIDELRVTLEAEKNKFGTINISFNAAGHDRTVVHTDIYGTNGTIHADIYPVSSLLVSKPGRGVLHFDNVKHQAKIWGAYIKNIILKRTGPRNYSISHVRIIKAFVDSLSGKGEPLVTPEMGYENVKVVEEICKQIDAITQKENPKK from the coding sequence ATGATGAATGTTGGCGTAGTTGGCTGCGGGTTTATTTCTGGAATACACGTTAATGCATGGCGAGACGCTGGAGTTAATGTAGTAGCAGCATGTGACTTGAACGAAAAACTGGCAAAGGAGTTCACCAAAAACTGGAACATTCCATCATATTACACTAGTTTGCCTGAAATGCTCAAAAACGAAAAACTTTCTGCAATCTCAGTTTGTGTTCCACCGAAATTTCATGCAGATGTAGCCATAGAAGCATTGAAGTCAAACTGTCACATAGTAGTTGAAAAACCATTCACAATAACCACAGATGATGCAGAACGCCTGCTTGGTGCTTTGCAAAAATCTTCTAGAAAAATGACCATAATTCATAGTCAACTTTTTGAGCATTCCATTTTTAGTGCCATGAATAAAGTGAAAGCAGGTGAGATAGGTCAAGTTATAGGCATGGATGTTTCTGTTTTGCATAGTCCAGACGAAATCATGGCAGGGGACAAAAATCATTGGTGCCATAAACTTCCAGGGGGCAGATTTGGGGAAAACTTGCCCCATCCTGTATATCTTCTTCAAGAGTTTTTGGGGAACCTCGAAATAAAATCGATATTAACAGATAAAATTGGTCCGAACCCATGGATGCCTATTGATGAATTGCGAGTGACCCTAGAGGCAGAAAAAAACAAGTTTGGAACAATTAACATCAGCTTCAACGCAGCAGGTCATGACAGAACCGTGGTTCATACAGACATTTATGGCACAAATGGCACAATTCATGCAGACATTTATCCAGTAAGCAGTTTACTTGTTTCAAAACCCGGAAGAGGAGTACTACATTTTGATAACGTTAAACATCAAGCCAAAATCTGGGGCGCATATATTAAAAACATCATTTTAAAACGAACAGGCCCAAGAAACTACAGCATTTCACATGTAAGAATCATCAAAGCGTTTGTGGACAGTCTTTCAGGAAAAGGAGAACCTTTGGTTACTCCAGAAATGGGCTACGAAAACGTCAAAGTTGTAGAAGAAATCTGTAAACAAATAGATGCAATAACGCAGAAAGAAAACCCGAAAAAATAA